A genomic segment from Burkholderia plantarii encodes:
- a CDS encoding DUF6001 family protein produces MDYCAFHSGNAEAFLDSRNLSFASLESVAKLQYDDVKCTLVTSSPVHGVANAASDIDLICITAADDDRGAMASQIHHDGQHLETVAFATGDVETAMRALADYRAAGPLDTLLAYRRWDATQAVSRKYLERIVSGVATDRGVPYLGWHTALGGMWAVAAFDAFRQSAGFALLALRCGETRGAGAYAANALLHLMNAMLSRRGWTVSNKKWTRLRWRRASGSLLAGDDAAAIEAIDALWRDTLPACTTGLTEADAARLVALVELADADFGFEEAYATLRPKLRQPERAPFLPGSHVVLRQDGRAALLPGVETPASLTAQARDLAAVSPELARHLLAGARAGVIGFSLTDSLS; encoded by the coding sequence ATGGACTATTGCGCTTTTCATTCCGGGAATGCCGAGGCATTTCTCGATTCGCGAAACCTGTCATTCGCTTCATTGGAATCCGTCGCGAAACTGCAATACGACGACGTGAAATGCACGCTGGTCACCAGTTCGCCGGTGCATGGCGTGGCCAATGCCGCCAGTGACATCGACCTGATCTGCATTACCGCGGCCGACGATGATCGCGGCGCGATGGCCTCGCAGATCCATCACGACGGCCAGCACCTCGAAACCGTGGCGTTCGCGACCGGCGACGTCGAGACCGCGATGCGCGCGCTCGCCGATTACCGCGCGGCCGGCCCGCTCGACACCTTGCTGGCCTACCGGCGCTGGGACGCCACGCAGGCCGTGTCGCGCAAGTATCTGGAGCGGATCGTGAGCGGCGTGGCGACCGATCGCGGCGTGCCGTACCTGGGCTGGCACACGGCGCTCGGCGGCATGTGGGCGGTGGCCGCCTTCGATGCGTTCCGCCAGTCCGCCGGCTTCGCGCTGCTCGCGCTGCGCTGCGGCGAGACGCGCGGCGCCGGCGCCTACGCCGCCAACGCGCTGCTGCATCTGATGAACGCCATGCTGTCCCGGCGCGGCTGGACCGTATCGAACAAGAAGTGGACGCGGCTGCGCTGGCGCCGCGCGTCCGGCTCGCTGCTGGCCGGCGACGACGCCGCCGCCATCGAGGCCATCGACGCGCTGTGGCGCGACACGCTTCCGGCCTGCACGACCGGCCTTACCGAAGCCGACGCGGCGCGGCTCGTCGCGCTGGTCGAGCTTGCCGACGCCGATTTCGGCTTCGAGGAGGCCTACGCGACGCTGCGACCGAAGCTGCGCCAGCCGGAGCGCGCGCCGTTCCTCCCCGGCAGCCACGTGGTGTTGCGGCAGGACGGCCGCGCCGCCCTGCTGCCCGGCGTCGAGACGCCCGCGTCGCTGACGGCGCAGGCCCGCGATCTGGCCGCGGTGTCGCCCGAGCTGGCCCGACATCTGCTGGCGGGCGCGCGCGCCGGCGTGATCGGTTTTTCGCTGACGGACTCCCTTTCCTGA
- a CDS encoding dCTP deaminase, whose translation MILTGPEIHRMLDTGSLVIEPFDARHLEVNSYGCHLGPTLLEYRDSRIDPHDPLDVVEHTIPDEGFVLQPNSFYLGATAERIGGVDFASELYANLSTALCGMFIQTSAPLGHTGAVICWTLEIVVTQPVRVYAGTKVAKVCFWSNLGVPTPYTGRYRGSDNVVASKIIQDRK comes from the coding sequence ATGATCCTGACCGGCCCCGAAATCCATCGCATGCTCGACACCGGAAGCCTGGTGATCGAGCCGTTCGACGCGCGCCATCTCGAAGTCAATTCGTATGGCTGCCATCTCGGCCCCACCCTGCTCGAATACCGCGATTCGCGCATCGATCCGCACGACCCGCTCGACGTGGTCGAGCACACGATCCCCGACGAGGGCTTCGTGCTGCAGCCGAACAGCTTCTATCTCGGCGCCACCGCCGAGCGGATCGGCGGCGTGGATTTCGCCAGCGAGCTGTACGCGAACCTCTCGACCGCGTTGTGCGGCATGTTCATTCAAACCAGCGCCCCGCTCGGCCATACCGGCGCGGTGATCTGCTGGACGCTCGAAATCGTCGTCACCCAGCCGGTGCGCGTCTATGCCGGCACCAAGGTCGCGAAGGTGTGCTTCTGGTCCAACCTGGGCGTGCCCACGCCCTACACGGGGCGCTATCGGGGTTCCGATAACGTCGTTGCATCGAAAATCATTCAGGATCGCAAATGA
- a CDS encoding DUF6031 family protein yields MTAMTAMPPASPPIRWFPKLAAGQLRPGATLAETLASVAWLLMTELQAYIEDLEGAADTPDVVDVLRIKIAELLLDIDYRLSGAIAPDELHGFALCAEYGLSEVAMLPGAEAVRRLGGGAAHDGHDAAALIDTLRAALAAFPGELFNPLLPGTQGQVLRTLRAWDKLCRLTGQDASFLAPLMRSL; encoded by the coding sequence ATGACTGCCATGACTGCCATGCCCCCCGCCTCCCCGCCGATCCGCTGGTTTCCGAAACTGGCCGCCGGCCAGCTCCGCCCCGGCGCGACCCTCGCCGAAACGCTCGCCTCGGTCGCCTGGCTGCTGATGACCGAACTGCAGGCCTACATCGAAGACCTGGAAGGCGCCGCCGACACGCCCGATGTCGTTGACGTGCTGCGCATCAAGATCGCCGAGCTGCTGCTCGACATCGACTACCGCCTGTCCGGCGCCATCGCGCCGGACGAGCTGCACGGGTTCGCGCTGTGCGCCGAATACGGCCTCTCCGAAGTCGCGATGCTGCCGGGCGCCGAGGCCGTGCGCCGGCTCGGCGGCGGCGCAGCCCACGACGGCCACGACGCGGCGGCGCTGATCGACACGCTGCGCGCCGCGCTCGCGGCCTTCCCGGGCGAGCTGTTCAACCCGCTGCTGCCCGGTACGCAAGGCCAGGTACTGCGCACGCTGCGCGCCTGGGACAAGCTGTGCCGGCTCACCGGCCAGGACGCGTCGTTCCTCGCCCCGCTGATGAGGTCGCTATGA
- a CDS encoding type II toxin-antitoxin system RatA family toxin: MPQVLNSVFLGRFERADVWPILADFARYPDFMPDVLEVQVPPAAGGEMHSTWRVLLNGSELTWTEADRLVEHERIEFHQTDGDLETWYGEWVLVERDDGLHVDLSVTFDIGIPSLADVLHPIGERAIRANSQQMLAGIRDRLHARHAAALDAQR, from the coding sequence ATGCCCCAAGTTCTCAACAGCGTGTTCCTCGGCCGCTTCGAGCGCGCCGACGTGTGGCCGATCCTCGCCGATTTCGCGCGCTATCCCGACTTCATGCCGGACGTGCTCGAGGTCCAGGTGCCGCCCGCGGCCGGCGGCGAGATGCACAGCACCTGGCGCGTGCTGCTCAACGGCAGCGAACTGACCTGGACCGAGGCCGACCGGCTGGTCGAGCACGAACGGATCGAATTCCACCAGACCGACGGCGACCTCGAAACCTGGTACGGCGAGTGGGTGCTGGTCGAGCGCGACGACGGCCTGCACGTGGACCTGAGCGTCACGTTCGACATCGGCATCCCGTCGCTGGCCGACGTGCTGCATCCGATCGGCGAGCGCGCGATCCGCGCCAACAGCCAGCAGATGCTGGCCGGCATCCGCGACCGTCTCCACGCGCGGCACGCGGCGGCCCTCGATGCGCAGCGCTGA
- the urtC gene encoding urea ABC transporter permease subunit UrtC, translated as MTSITSSSLTPATVPTPSPAGAPGFALGLPPRAPLLSRRAWLALVALCLAIGIGVPLAALVAPETSAFHLSAYAMTIAGKFMCYAIGALALDLVWGYCGILSLGHGLFFALGGYAIGMYLMREIGHDGVYGSNLPDFMVFLNWKQLPWYWSGSDHLGVALALVVLAPAAVAWVFGFFTFRSRVKGVYLSIITQAMTFAAMLLFYRNETGFGGNNGFTDFKRIAGFGITTPGTRTVLLLLTFATLVLAFVAARAIVTSKLGRVVTAVRDGETRLMFLGYSPLAYKLFVWTVSAVLCGIAGALYVPQVGIINPGEMSPGNSIEMAIWVAVGGRGTLIGPILGAFAVNGAKSFFTAYFAEYWLFFLGLIFVLVPLLMPRGIVGLVEALLKRGASR; from the coding sequence ATGACCTCGATCACCTCTTCCTCCCTGACGCCGGCCACGGTGCCCACGCCCTCGCCCGCCGGCGCGCCCGGCTTCGCGCTCGGCCTGCCGCCGCGCGCGCCGCTGCTCTCGCGCCGCGCCTGGCTCGCGCTCGTCGCGCTGTGCCTCGCGATCGGCATCGGCGTGCCGCTCGCCGCGCTGGTCGCGCCCGAGACGAGCGCGTTCCACCTCTCGGCCTACGCGATGACGATCGCCGGCAAGTTCATGTGCTACGCGATCGGCGCGCTCGCGCTCGACCTCGTCTGGGGCTACTGCGGGATCCTCAGCCTCGGCCACGGCCTGTTCTTCGCGCTCGGCGGCTACGCGATCGGCATGTACCTGATGCGCGAGATCGGCCACGACGGCGTGTACGGCAGCAACCTGCCCGACTTCATGGTGTTCCTGAACTGGAAGCAGCTGCCGTGGTACTGGAGCGGCTCCGATCATCTGGGCGTCGCGCTCGCGCTGGTGGTGCTCGCGCCCGCCGCGGTCGCCTGGGTGTTCGGCTTCTTCACGTTCCGCTCGCGCGTGAAGGGCGTGTACCTGTCGATCATCACGCAGGCCATGACGTTCGCCGCGATGCTGCTGTTCTACCGCAACGAGACCGGCTTCGGCGGCAACAACGGCTTCACCGACTTCAAGCGCATCGCCGGCTTCGGCATCACCACGCCCGGCACGCGCACGGTGTTGCTGCTGCTGACGTTCGCCACGCTGGTGCTCGCGTTCGTCGCCGCGCGCGCGATCGTCACCTCGAAGCTCGGCCGCGTGGTGACCGCCGTGCGCGACGGCGAAACGCGCCTGATGTTTCTCGGCTACAGCCCGCTCGCCTACAAGCTGTTCGTGTGGACCGTGTCGGCCGTGCTGTGCGGCATCGCCGGCGCCCTCTACGTGCCGCAGGTCGGCATCATCAATCCCGGCGAGATGTCGCCCGGCAACTCGATCGAGATGGCGATCTGGGTGGCCGTGGGCGGGCGCGGCACGCTGATCGGGCCGATCCTCGGCGCGTTCGCCGTGAACGGCGCCAAGAGCTTCTTCACCGCCTACTTCGCCGAATACTGGCTGTTCTTCCTCGGCCTGATCTTCGTGCTGGTGCCGCTGCTGATGCCGCGCGGCATCGTCGGGCTGGTCGAGGCCCTGCTGAAACGCGGAGCGAGCCGATGA
- the urtD gene encoding urea ABC transporter ATP-binding protein UrtD, translating into MSDHDTTLTVSGVASMGRVVEPGTIDTSHGTILYLEDIEVSFDGFRALRKLSLAIDAGELRCVIGPNGAGKTTMMDVITGKTRPDSGKVFLGQTIDLARMNEPEIARIGIGRKFQKPTVFEAHPVWENLELAMKADKGWLASLRARLDRAAQARIEETLELIKLEDSAYRLAGELSHGQKQRLEIGMLLMQQPALLLLDEPAAGMTDHETMELAQLLNTLRGTCSMMVVEHDMEFVAALAGETGRVTVMAEGAVLAQGTLDQVKRDEAVIESYLGR; encoded by the coding sequence ATGAGCGACCACGACACGACCCTGACCGTGAGCGGCGTGGCCTCGATGGGGCGCGTGGTCGAGCCGGGCACGATCGACACCTCGCACGGCACGATCCTCTATCTGGAGGACATCGAGGTCAGCTTCGACGGCTTTCGCGCGCTCAGGAAGCTGTCGCTGGCGATCGACGCGGGCGAGCTGCGCTGCGTGATCGGCCCGAACGGCGCCGGCAAGACCACCATGATGGACGTGATCACCGGCAAGACCCGGCCCGACTCGGGCAAGGTGTTCCTCGGCCAGACCATCGACCTCGCGCGGATGAACGAGCCCGAAATCGCGCGCATCGGCATCGGCCGCAAGTTCCAGAAGCCGACCGTGTTCGAGGCGCACCCGGTGTGGGAGAACCTCGAACTGGCGATGAAGGCCGACAAGGGCTGGCTCGCCTCGCTGCGCGCGCGGCTCGATCGCGCGGCGCAGGCCCGCATCGAGGAAACGCTCGAACTGATCAAGCTCGAGGACAGCGCCTATCGGCTCGCGGGTGAACTCTCGCACGGCCAGAAGCAGCGGCTCGAGATCGGCATGCTGCTGATGCAGCAGCCCGCGCTGCTGCTGCTCGACGAACCGGCCGCCGGCATGACCGACCACGAGACGATGGAACTCGCGCAGTTGCTCAACACGCTGCGCGGCACCTGCTCGATGATGGTGGTGGAGCACGACATGGAGTTCGTCGCGGCGCTCGCGGGCGAGACCGGCCGCGTGACCGTGATGGCCGAAGGCGCGGTGCTCGCGCAAGGCACGCTCGATCAGGTCAAGCGCGACGAGGCCGTGATCGAGTCGTACCTCGGACGCTGA
- a CDS encoding aspartate aminotransferase family protein → MNGHADLSRAAALARKTSFTERYGALFGREQGLMLRMAGLTAAEHSADGAWITDDTGRRWLDFGSFGLHLLGHRHPAVVEALGAQLGRIGLSSRILANEQAIRAGEALVAGVGRPGNGVLFANSGSEAIEAALKLARMQTGRRRILALTHAYHGRTAGALAISYGYRGHEALMHGEDAVFVDAGDLDAAEAALANGDIAAAICEPVQGEGGIRPVDAGFLDALAALCRRHDTLVIHDEIQSGLGRAGVLCCGSPADIVVFGKTLGGGVFPVAAAVYDTSRFGAPARDPVVHASSYAGSALAGAVVQAVLSVVANDAFLARVEQLGTLALGILRERLAACPAVVEIRGRGLMLGVEFDSSRPVAQTLIEAAHRDVLIAFCLSATNVLRVYPSALTAPDELAAGLQRFCDAVEAAVRLTHS, encoded by the coding sequence ATGAACGGCCACGCCGATCTGTCGCGCGCCGCCGCGCTCGCGCGCAAGACCTCGTTCACCGAGCGCTACGGCGCGCTGTTCGGCCGCGAGCAGGGACTGATGCTGCGCATGGCCGGCCTGACCGCGGCCGAGCACTCGGCCGACGGCGCCTGGATCACCGACGACACCGGGCGCCGCTGGCTCGATTTCGGCTCGTTCGGGCTGCATCTGCTCGGCCATCGCCACCCGGCCGTGGTCGAGGCGCTCGGCGCACAGCTCGGCCGGATCGGCCTGTCGAGCCGCATCCTCGCCAACGAGCAGGCGATCCGCGCTGGCGAGGCGCTGGTGGCCGGCGTGGGCCGCCCCGGCAACGGCGTGCTGTTCGCGAACAGCGGCTCGGAGGCGATCGAGGCCGCGCTGAAGCTCGCGCGCATGCAGACCGGCCGGCGCAGGATCCTCGCCCTCACCCATGCCTATCACGGCCGCACCGCCGGCGCGCTGGCGATCAGCTACGGCTATCGCGGCCACGAGGCGCTGATGCACGGCGAGGATGCCGTGTTCGTCGACGCGGGCGATCTCGACGCGGCCGAAGCCGCGCTCGCGAACGGCGACATCGCGGCCGCGATCTGCGAGCCGGTGCAGGGCGAAGGCGGCATCCGCCCGGTGGACGCCGGCTTCCTCGACGCGCTGGCGGCACTGTGCCGGCGCCACGACACGCTCGTGATCCACGACGAGATCCAGTCGGGCCTCGGCCGCGCCGGCGTGCTGTGCTGCGGCTCGCCGGCCGACATCGTGGTGTTCGGCAAGACGCTCGGCGGCGGCGTGTTCCCGGTGGCCGCGGCCGTCTACGACACGAGCCGGTTCGGCGCGCCGGCCCGTGACCCGGTGGTGCATGCCTCGTCGTATGCGGGCAGCGCGCTGGCCGGCGCCGTGGTCCAGGCCGTGCTGTCGGTGGTCGCAAACGACGCGTTCCTCGCCCGCGTCGAGCAGCTCGGCACGCTCGCGCTCGGGATCCTGCGCGAGCGGCTGGCCGCCTGCCCCGCCGTGGTCGAGATCCGCGGCCGCGGGCTGATGCTCGGCGTCGAATTCGACTCCAGCCGCCCGGTTGCGCAGACGCTGATCGAGGCGGCCCACCGCGACGTGCTGATCGCGTTCTGCCTGAGCGCGACCAACGTGCTGCGCGTGTATCCGAGCGCGCTCACCGCCCCCGACGAACTGGCGGCCGGCCTGCAGCGCTTTTGCGATGCCGTCGAGGCCGCCGTTCGCCTGACCCATTCCTGA
- a CDS encoding DMT family transporter produces the protein MSAYFVLVLGIVAEAMATLALKESDGFAKPWPLVLVVIGYGVAITCLANAQKGLPMSLISSAWSGLGITLVTIVAAFRYQQMPNLASVGGIAMIIVGITIVNLFGTVRGH, from the coding sequence ATGTCCGCGTATTTCGTCCTGGTGCTCGGCATCGTCGCCGAGGCCATGGCCACCCTGGCGCTCAAGGAGAGCGACGGTTTCGCCAAGCCCTGGCCGCTCGTGCTGGTGGTGATCGGCTACGGGGTGGCGATCACCTGCCTCGCCAATGCGCAGAAGGGCCTGCCCATGTCGCTGATCTCGTCGGCGTGGTCGGGCCTCGGCATCACGCTGGTGACGATCGTCGCCGCGTTCCGGTATCAGCAGATGCCGAATCTCGCCTCGGTCGGCGGGATCGCCATGATCATCGTGGGGATCACGATCGTGAACCTGTTCGGCACCGTGCGTGGCCATTGA
- a CDS encoding SDR family oxidoreductase: MATLIVTGASGALGQRFVADWLHAHPDGRALVLVRSAAAARACEAAWPPARRGAVRFVQGDLLDAASMREAADSLAPVGRAVAVHLAADVAWHKSFDEMREMNVEGTLRFAGFVERVAREPHFVYVSTAFTRLHDWVYRNGYEESKAAGERALRERFEATMPISAFSCSLVVGDSVDGAIGRFHGLYPLIRFIASLAPPFLVGNRDGLMDIVPIDWVASELVQLTLRCAAGAAPSDVVAAAGDARLSYERIVRLIESRLDLARRAAGLPALAPVPILRMRQWAFLKRSLSTWRPEGISTGDFRYFERLLQIYGVYAESETVRAPLNTTRAAPDGERFLPLAVDYWLAHAPDAQAGLKRQLAAGVA, from the coding sequence ATGGCAACGCTGATCGTGACGGGCGCGAGCGGCGCGCTCGGCCAACGCTTCGTGGCCGACTGGCTGCACGCGCACCCGGACGGCCGCGCGCTCGTGCTGGTCCGCTCCGCGGCCGCGGCGCGCGCCTGCGAGGCCGCCTGGCCACCGGCACGGCGCGGCGCGGTGCGCTTCGTGCAGGGCGACCTGCTCGACGCGGCCTCGATGCGCGAGGCCGCCGATTCGCTGGCACCGGTCGGGCGCGCGGTGGCGGTGCATCTGGCGGCGGACGTCGCCTGGCACAAGTCCTTCGACGAGATGCGCGAAATGAACGTGGAAGGCACGCTGCGCTTCGCCGGCTTCGTCGAGCGCGTCGCGCGCGAGCCCCACTTCGTCTACGTCTCGACCGCGTTCACGCGCCTGCACGACTGGGTCTATCGCAACGGCTACGAGGAAAGCAAGGCGGCCGGCGAACGGGCGCTGCGCGAGCGCTTCGAGGCGACCATGCCGATCTCGGCATTCAGTTGCAGCCTGGTGGTCGGCGACAGCGTCGACGGCGCGATCGGCCGCTTCCACGGCCTGTATCCGCTGATCCGCTTCATCGCCTCGCTGGCGCCGCCGTTCCTGGTCGGCAACCGCGACGGCCTGATGGACATCGTGCCGATCGACTGGGTGGCGAGCGAACTCGTGCAGCTGACGCTGCGCTGCGCGGCCGGCGCCGCGCCGTCCGACGTGGTCGCCGCGGCCGGCGACGCGCGGCTGTCCTACGAGCGGATCGTGCGGCTCATCGAGTCGCGCCTCGACCTCGCGCGCCGCGCCGCCGGCCTGCCCGCGCTCGCGCCGGTGCCGATCCTGCGCATGCGGCAGTGGGCGTTCCTCAAGCGCTCGCTCTCGACCTGGCGCCCCGAGGGCATTTCGACGGGCGACTTTCGCTACTTCGAGCGGCTGCTGCAGATCTACGGCGTCTATGCGGAGAGCGAGACGGTGCGCGCGCCGCTGAACACGACCCGCGCCGCGCCGGACGGCGAACGGTTCCTGCCGCTCGCCGTCGATTACTGGCTCGCGCACGCGCCCGACGCGCAGGCAGGCCTGAAACGCCAGCTCGCCGCCGGCGTGGCCTGA
- a CDS encoding alanine racemase translates to MNLGKYFSTDAPDTFYTIDRDWITRNARLFGEQFAGRVLYAVKANPLPEVLDALARGGVTHFDVASLEEVSQVARAIPGATQYLMNPVKSRHAIDVAYRNHGVRAFVVDSETELRKVRDVLPSSDADIMMYVRYAPSESGAVFDLRGKFGAAVGDAAALVETIGASTRWGVGLSFHVGSQAVESAPYLTALQDAERIVGGVGTRVRSLDVGGGFPGVYLNSSSDTAALLASINTRIEASPALRQLDLICEAGRGLVYGGMSLFARVLLRRDADVFCGAGIFGGLLSAQQWLQFPLRVWRHGEPYEGGEQAAFQLFGPTCDSMDRLAFPYSLPADVNEGDWLEFQSVGAYSVSVRAPFNGFYADEIVDVSR, encoded by the coding sequence ATGAATCTCGGAAAATACTTCAGCACGGATGCTCCCGATACGTTCTATACGATCGATCGGGACTGGATCACCCGCAATGCCCGGCTCTTCGGCGAGCAGTTCGCCGGCCGGGTCCTCTACGCGGTCAAGGCGAATCCGCTGCCGGAGGTGCTCGACGCGCTCGCGCGCGGCGGCGTCACGCACTTCGACGTCGCGTCGCTCGAGGAAGTCTCGCAGGTCGCGCGGGCCATACCCGGCGCGACGCAATACCTGATGAATCCCGTCAAGTCGCGCCACGCGATCGACGTGGCCTATCGCAACCACGGCGTGCGCGCGTTCGTGGTGGACAGCGAGACCGAGCTGCGCAAGGTGCGCGACGTGCTGCCGTCGTCCGATGCCGACATCATGATGTACGTCCGCTACGCGCCATCCGAATCGGGAGCGGTGTTCGACCTGCGCGGGAAGTTCGGCGCGGCCGTGGGCGACGCGGCGGCGCTGGTCGAGACGATCGGCGCCTCGACGCGCTGGGGCGTCGGGCTGTCGTTCCATGTCGGCTCGCAGGCCGTCGAATCGGCGCCGTATCTGACGGCGCTGCAGGACGCCGAGCGCATCGTCGGCGGCGTGGGCACGCGCGTGCGCAGCCTCGACGTCGGCGGTGGTTTCCCCGGCGTCTACCTGAACAGCAGCAGCGATACGGCGGCGCTGCTCGCGTCGATCAACACGCGGATCGAGGCGTCGCCGGCGCTGCGCCAGCTCGACCTGATCTGCGAGGCGGGACGCGGGCTCGTGTACGGCGGCATGTCCCTGTTCGCGCGCGTGCTGCTGCGGCGCGACGCGGACGTGTTCTGCGGCGCCGGGATCTTCGGTGGATTGTTGTCCGCGCAACAATGGCTGCAGTTTCCGCTGCGCGTATGGCGCCATGGCGAACCGTACGAGGGCGGCGAACAGGCCGCGTTCCAGCTGTTCGGCCCGACTTGCGACAGCATGGACCGGCTCGCGTTTCCGTACTCGCTGCCGGCCGACGTCAACGAGGGCGACTGGCTGGAGTTCCAGTCGGTCGGGGCGTATTCGGTGTCGGTGCGGGCGCCGTTCAACGGCTTCTATGCCGACGAGATCGTCGACGTGAGCCGCTGA
- the urtE gene encoding urea ABC transporter ATP-binding subunit UrtE: MLKIESLNQYYGGSHILRDVNLSAEAGKLTVLLGRNGVGKTTLLRCLMGVVAARRGTIAWQGRALDALAPHARVAAGLAYVPQGRDIFPRLTVEENLLVGAASRKAPSKVPERIYELFPVLKDMRARRGGDLSGGQQQQLAIGRALMSEPQLLILDEPTEGIQPSIIQDIGRTLRQLVDETGMTVLLVEQYYDFARSITDHYWVMSRGEIVAGGAGSEMEQNGVRELIAV, translated from the coding sequence ATGCTGAAGATCGAATCGCTGAACCAGTACTACGGCGGCAGTCACATCCTGCGCGACGTGAACCTGAGCGCCGAGGCCGGCAAGCTGACCGTGCTGCTCGGGCGCAACGGCGTGGGCAAGACCACGCTGCTGCGCTGCCTGATGGGGGTGGTGGCGGCCAGGCGCGGCACCATCGCGTGGCAGGGCCGCGCGCTCGACGCGCTCGCGCCGCACGCACGCGTGGCCGCCGGCCTCGCCTACGTACCGCAGGGCCGCGATATCTTTCCGCGCCTGACGGTGGAGGAAAACCTGCTGGTGGGCGCGGCCAGCCGCAAGGCGCCGTCGAAGGTGCCGGAGCGGATCTACGAACTGTTTCCGGTGCTCAAGGACATGCGCGCGCGGCGCGGCGGCGACCTGTCGGGCGGCCAGCAGCAGCAGCTGGCGATCGGCCGCGCGCTGATGAGCGAGCCGCAGTTGCTGATCCTCGACGAGCCGACCGAGGGCATCCAGCCGTCGATCATCCAGGACATCGGCCGCACGCTGCGGCAGCTCGTTGACGAGACGGGGATGACGGTGCTGCTGGTGGAGCAGTACTACGATTTCGCGCGCTCGATCACCGACCATTACTGGGTGATGAGCCGCGGCGAGATCGTGGCGGGCGGCGCGGGCAGCGAGATGGAACAGAACGGCGTGCGCGAGTTGATCGCGGTGTGA
- a CDS encoding fatty acid desaturase family protein — protein sequence MNQPSPASSPDAAAAAAAARPARRGTLAAAGAHLAADLKALAPLHCARQIAWQWIVTGAAIAIAEQAGSIPVTVLALIVIATRQHALLVLMHDASHYLLSRDKRRNDLLASLLLTFPLTISTSRYRAHHLAHHRHLNTPDDPDYADAFAPPSRAHLWRALLRDVTGLSTLQSLRSMDSFGVFGLFGRHDRTSRIERRGFVAFAVAVAGLATLAHAWLGIVLYWLAPMVFFLPPILRIRSLSEHAGLAARPVQNDARSVAPGPLERMLFAPCNINCHWEHHLFPQVPSYRLRALQARLAAQFPDSAAARRTHGYLLGRASMLAELYPAPPVVRRFP from the coding sequence ATGAACCAGCCGTCCCCGGCATCCTCGCCGGACGCCGCAGCAGCAGCAGCCGCCGCCCGCCCCGCGCGGCGCGGCACGCTCGCGGCCGCTGGCGCGCATCTCGCCGCCGACCTGAAGGCGCTCGCGCCGCTGCACTGCGCGCGGCAGATCGCCTGGCAGTGGATCGTCACCGGCGCCGCGATCGCGATCGCCGAGCAGGCCGGCTCGATCCCCGTCACGGTGCTCGCGCTGATCGTCATCGCCACGCGCCAGCACGCGCTGCTGGTGCTGATGCACGACGCGTCGCACTACCTGCTGAGCCGCGACAAGCGCCGCAACGACCTGCTCGCCAGCCTGCTGCTGACGTTTCCGCTCACCATCAGCACCTCGCGCTACCGCGCGCATCACCTGGCCCATCACCGCCATCTGAACACGCCGGACGATCCCGACTACGCCGACGCGTTCGCGCCGCCCAGCCGCGCGCATCTGTGGCGCGCGCTGCTGCGCGACGTGACGGGCCTGTCCACGCTCCAGTCGCTGCGCAGCATGGACAGCTTCGGCGTGTTCGGCCTGTTCGGCCGGCACGACCGGACCAGCCGGATCGAGCGGCGCGGCTTCGTGGCATTCGCGGTGGCGGTGGCCGGCCTCGCCACGCTCGCCCACGCGTGGCTCGGCATCGTGCTGTACTGGCTCGCGCCGATGGTGTTCTTCCTGCCGCCGATCCTGCGCATCCGCAGCCTGTCGGAGCATGCCGGACTCGCCGCGCGGCCGGTGCAGAACGATGCGCGCAGCGTCGCGCCGGGGCCGCTCGAACGGATGCTGTTCGCGCCGTGCAACATCAACTGCCACTGGGAACACCATCTGTTCCCGCAGGTGCCCAGCTACCGGCTGCGCGCGCTGCAGGCACGGCTGGCCGCGCAGTTCCCCGACTCCGCCGCCGCGCGCCGCACGCACGGCTACCTGCTGGGCCGGGCATCGATGCTGGCGGAGCTGTACCCGGCGCCGCCCGTCGTCCGCCGTTTCCCCTGA